From a region of the Actinopolymorpha singaporensis genome:
- a CDS encoding magnesium chelatase translates to MTRPTTLGALRATPHQHRSVKEELRTNLVAALRSGAPAFPGIVGFDDTVLPQVERALLAGHDLVLLGERGQGKTRLMRTLVGLLDEWTPVVEGCEINDHPYAPTCTRCRRLADELGDELPVAWKHRDERYGEKLATPDTSVGDLVGDVDPVKVAEGRTLGDPETIHYGLVPRTNRGIFALNELPDLAERIQVALFNVLEERDIQVRGYLLRLPLDLLLVASANPEDYTNRGRIITPLKDRFGAEIRTHYPLEVAEELVLIRQEAALAAPVPDFLLEVVARLTRGLRESPSIDQRSGVSARFAITAAETIGASALRRSALTGEADPVARVCDVPGVLPTLHGKVEFEMGEEGREQEIFGHQLRVAVAETFRDRLRGLDLGGFSNRFAEGTTVETGELTRGDELLDQLGTIPGLAKVLERLDLGDAPSPGEVASAVEFVLEGLHLTRRLAKETVDGVTYYGA, encoded by the coding sequence GTGACCCGACCCACCACACTCGGCGCCCTGCGCGCCACACCGCACCAGCACCGCAGTGTCAAGGAAGAGCTCCGCACCAATCTTGTCGCCGCCCTCCGCTCGGGCGCTCCGGCTTTCCCCGGCATCGTGGGTTTCGACGACACGGTTCTCCCCCAGGTCGAGCGCGCCCTGCTCGCCGGGCACGACCTCGTACTCCTCGGTGAACGCGGGCAGGGCAAGACCCGCCTGATGCGCACGCTCGTCGGCCTGCTCGACGAGTGGACACCGGTGGTCGAGGGCTGTGAGATCAACGACCACCCGTACGCCCCGACCTGCACCCGGTGCCGGCGGCTGGCCGACGAGCTAGGCGACGAGCTGCCGGTGGCGTGGAAGCACCGCGACGAGAGGTACGGCGAGAAGCTCGCCACCCCCGACACCAGCGTCGGTGACCTGGTGGGCGACGTGGACCCGGTGAAGGTCGCCGAGGGCCGCACGCTCGGTGACCCCGAGACCATCCACTACGGCCTGGTCCCCCGCACCAACCGCGGCATCTTCGCCCTCAACGAGCTGCCCGACCTGGCCGAACGCATCCAGGTGGCGTTGTTCAACGTGCTGGAGGAACGCGACATCCAGGTGCGCGGCTACCTGCTGCGGCTGCCGCTGGACCTGCTGCTGGTCGCCTCCGCCAACCCCGAGGACTACACCAACCGCGGCCGGATCATCACCCCGCTGAAGGACCGTTTCGGTGCCGAGATCCGCACGCACTATCCGCTGGAGGTCGCCGAGGAGCTGGTCCTGATCCGCCAGGAGGCGGCGCTGGCCGCACCGGTGCCGGACTTCCTGCTGGAGGTGGTGGCCCGGCTGACCCGCGGCCTGCGCGAGTCGCCCTCGATCGACCAGCGGTCCGGGGTGTCCGCCCGGTTCGCGATCACCGCCGCGGAGACGATCGGCGCCTCCGCGCTGCGCCGGTCCGCCCTCACCGGCGAGGCCGACCCGGTGGCCCGGGTGTGCGACGTCCCCGGCGTCCTGCCCACCCTGCACGGCAAGGTGGAGTTCGAGATGGGCGAGGAGGGCCGCGAGCAGGAGATCTTCGGTCACCAGCTGCGGGTGGCGGTGGCGGAGACGTTCCGCGACCGGCTGCGCGGGCTCGACCTCGGCGGCTTCAGCAACCGGTTCGCCGAGGGCACGACCGTGGAGACCGGTGAGCTCACCCGCGGTGACGAACTGCTCGACCAGCTCGGCACCATCCCCGGCCTGGCGAAGGTCCTGGAACGGCTCGACCTCGGCGACGCACCGTCCCCCGGCGAGGTGGCCTCGGCGGTGGAGTTCGTCCTGGAAGGCCTGCACCTCACGC